From a single Sorghum bicolor cultivar BTx623 chromosome 5, Sorghum_bicolor_NCBIv3, whole genome shotgun sequence genomic region:
- the LOC8062693 gene encoding uncharacterized protein LOC8062693, with amino-acid sequence MVDAVVADPSDPAVAAPVGSRRLFSPRRDARNPGVAEASDGHELQHRRLRQSDSRPWGYAATAVGGRYAGNVSDDMYPGPEPPRFDAGLNLLHRSWADLLPDILCAVAGRLARAEDRARMRAVCSAWLAAARLHRQPPPLPLLVLHDFNVSSFCSDGAMTGIRRIPLPLDGVGEGDVRCVGSFEGWLVGVQPYEGLYSGDGPCFLMKAFSRDVNVIHLPPPSPEPDSNSVAALSNSADAYSRYFAFAFVNGSNSFNAYIRSLTNSADAYIRYLPVINGSGEMQCVVHGPQCAMSFHKVVLSSSPDSTSKCVVAALSTMHEPMLALWTPGMSSWCVCFDGCITMYSDIAFYQGKLYMFNKLASQFQLFSIEISEDGDRGLMVSCVESCVTEELPQIDGTRIRWWKIAEWNGKLLLILTYLLGPECWQNIREVSVLEVDLSANPVSFTKINSLNGDCIFVSPCSSGTFHVCQYDGVEDDLVYFIDGVEDDFAYFNDGEFLSDENAAPAFVKFVYNMRDGTVAPFAAGILEYLQVPKGRPMNPTWLFPSE; translated from the exons ATGGTGGATGCGGTGGTGGCGGATCCGTCGGATCCAGCGGTGGCAGCGCCAG TTGGCAGCCGGCGGCTCTTCTCCCCGAGGCGAGATGCGAGAAACCCCGGCGTTGCAGAAGCCTCTGACGGCCATGAGCTCCAGCACAGGCGCCTCAGGCAATCAGACTCACGGCCATGGGGCTACGCCGCCACGGCTGTCGGTGGCCGCTACGCTGGCAATGTGTCCGACGATATGTACCCTGGCCCCGAGCCGCCAAGATTCGACGCGGGGCTGAACCTGCTGCACCGGTCGTGGGCGGACCTCCTGCCCGACATCCTCTGCGCCGTGGCCGGCCGCCTCGCCCGCGCGGAGGACCGCGCCAGGATGCGCGCCGTCTGTAGCGCGTGGCTCGCCGCGGCGCGTCTCCACCGGCAGCCACCGCCGCTGCCCCTTCTTGTGCTCCATGACTTCAATGTCTCCAGCTTCTGCTCCGACGGGGCCATGACGGGCATCCGCCGCATCCCTCTTCCCTTGGATGGCGTGGGGGAAGGAGATGTCCGCTGCGTGGGCTCCTTCGAGGGATGGCTCGTCGGAGTGCAGCCCTACGAAGGTCTTTACTCTGGTGACGGCCCGTGCTTCTTGATGAAAGCTTTTTCGCGAGATGTCAATGTCATCCATCTCCCACCTCCTTCGCCAGAGCCAGACTCCAACTCTGTTGCTGCCTTGTCTAATTCTGCTGATGCCTACAGCAGATATTTCGCTTTCGCCTTCGTCAATGGCTCTAATTCTTTCAATGCCTACATCAGATCTCTCACCAACTCTGCTGATGCCTACATCAGATATCTCCCTGTCATCAATGGCTCTGGTGAGATGCAGTGTGTAGTCCACGGCCCACAGTGTGCGATGTCGTTCCACAAGGTGGTCTTATCCTCTTCACCTGACTCTACCTCCAAGTGTGTTGTGGCTGCCCTCTCCACAATGCACGAACCTATGCTTGCGCTATGGACGCCTGGGATGTCGTCATGGTGTGTGTGCTTTGACGGCTGCATCACTATGTACAGCGATATTGCCTTCTACCAGGGGAAGCTCTACATGTTCAACAAGCTCGCTTCTCAATTTCAACTTTTCTCCATTGAAATCTCTGAAGATGGTGACAGGGGCCTGATGGTTTCTTGTGTTGAGAGTTGTGTGACTGAGGAACTACCTCAGATTGATGGTACCCGTATACGCTGGTGGAAGATAGCAGAGTGGAATGGGAAATTATTGCTGATTCTGACATACCTTCTTGGTCCTGAATGTTGGCAAAACATTCGTGAGGTTAGTGTACTTGAAGTCGACTTGAGTGCCAATCCAGTCAGTTTCACCAAGATCAACAGCTTGAATGGTGACTGCATCTTCGTCAGCCCGTGCAGCAGTGGGACTTTTCATGTGTGTCAGTATGACGGAGTTGAAGATGATCTTGTCTATTTCATTGATGGAGTTGAAGATGATTTTGCCTACTTCAATGATGGCGAATTCCTTTCCGATGAAAATGCTGCACCCGCTTTTGTTAAGTTTGTGTACAATATGAGAGATGGTACAGTAGCACCGTTTGCGGCAGGCATATTAGAGTACCTTCAGGTACCAAAGGGCAGGCCTATGAATCCAACATGGCTCTTCCCTTCTGAATGA
- the LOC8074338 gene encoding uncharacterized protein LOC8074338, with protein sequence MDSGTGSSADHIRDASLPGCARNGSKASRSLVAVAQTRRSTKCVRGSEAPRLDEAPGPQHRPWADLPPDILGVVAGRLALLEDRARLRSVCRGWRAAARIHRRLPPCPPLLVLSDFSFFSFRSEGTLMGACRRVPLPGRETAGSGNVRCVGSFEGCLVGVKNNKSRYFGDLRCFLMNAFSQVVIRLPSPSCRSGAARSADTLRTSLPIIINGSGVVNCAINAAPCVMSFSKVILSSSPDSGSKCVVAALSNIKSAAKLALWRSGMKSWCVCDGAWTADLIDIVFCQGKLFMLSFSKVTTDLLALEIADDNSGLMVSRVAFCAIERPEVSDGCWKNIWGIVEWRGKLLIVQICHGNDEFGESFVEVKVFEADLSRNPVRLTEIESLDGDCIFMSPSSSKSFRCHYGGGGGEGDLIYIFLGPSRLVYNMKDGTMAPFAADIPEDKLREADGKPMNPVWLFPSE encoded by the coding sequence ATGGACTCCGGGACAGGAAGCTCCGCTGATCATATTCGTGACGCGTCTCTACCTGGTTGCGCCCGTAACGGGTCCAAGGCGTCCAGGTCGCTGGTGGCGGTGGCGCAGACAAGGCGTTCGACGAAGTGCGTCCGTGGTTCGGAGGCACCAAGGCTTGACGAGGCGCCGGGTCCGCAGCACCGGCCTTGGGCGGACCTCCCACCAGACATCCTCGGCGTCGTGGCCGGTCGCCTCGCCCTCTTGGAGGACCGCGCCAGGCTGCGCTCCGTCTGCCGAGGGTGGCGTGCTGCAGCGCGCATCCACCGGCGGCTGCCGCCGTGCCCGCCCCTGCTGGTGCTGTCAGACTTCTCGTTCTTCAGCTTCCGTTCCGAAGGGACCCTGATGGGTGCGTGTCGCCGCGTCCCACTGCCGGGAAGGGAGACAGCGGGGTCTGGCAACGTCCGCTGCGTGGGCTCGTTCGAGGGGTGCCTCGTGGGCGTGAAGAACAACAAAAGTCGTTACTTTGGCGACCTCCGGTGCTTCCTGATGAACGCTTTCTCCCAGGTTGTCATCCGTCTCCCTTCTCCTTCATGTCGTTCAGGAGCTGCACGCTCCGCCGATACCTTAAGGACGTCCCTCCCCATCATCATCAATGGCTCTGGTGTGGTGAATTGCGCAATCAATGCCGCACCGTGTGTCATGTCATTCAGCAAGGTCATCTTATCCTCCTCACCGGACTCCGGTTCCAAGTGTGTTGTGGCTGCCCTCTCCAACATCAAGAGTGCCGCTAAGCTTGCTCTCTGGCGGTCTGGGATGAAGTCGTGGTGCGTGTGTGATGGTGCCTGGACTGCTGATCTCATTGATATTGTCTTCTGCCAGGGGAAGCTATTCATGCTCAGTTTCAGCAAAGTCACCACAGACCTCTTGGCACTTGAGATCGCTGATGACAACAGTGGCCTGATGGTTTCTCGTGTTGCATTTTGTGCAATTGAAAGGCCAGAGGTCAGTGATGGCTGTTGGAAGAATATTTGGGGCATAGTAGAGTGGCGTGGAAAACTATTAATTGTTCAGATCTGCCATGGCAATGATGAATTTGGGGAAAGCTTTGTTGAGGTTAAAGTATTTGAGGCAGACTTGAGCAGAAATCCTGTAAGATTAACTGAGATCGAGAGCTTGGATGGCGACTGCATCTTCATGAGCCCAAGCAGCAGCAAGTCATTCCGTTGTCATtatggtggaggtggaggtgaaGGTGATCTTATCTATATCTTTTTGGGTCCCTCCCGATTAGTCTACAACATGAAAGATGGTACTATGGCACCATTTGCTGCAGACATACCAGAGGACAAACTTAGGGAAGCAGATGGTAAACCGATGAATCCAGTATGGTTATTTCCTTCTGAATGA
- the LOC8074339 gene encoding plastid-lipid-associated protein 6, chloroplastic — protein sequence MAAAPSSCCAATASTSAPLRPARVQCSAPWVPGATRSIFRRRQLQRRQRELSVRATAAAPPPPPVDYAADAATGAGADYVASLKIKLLSAVSGLNRGLAASQEDLDRADAAARELEAAGTAAGGPVDLNGGDLDKLQGRWRLLYSSAFSSRTLGGSRPGPPTGRLLPVTLGQVFQRIDVVSRDLDNIVELELGAPWPLPPLEATATLAHKFEVVGTSGVKITFEKTTVKTKGSLAQLPPLEVPRVPDNLRPPSSSSNAGSGEGEFEVTYLDDDTRITRGDRGELRVFVIA from the exons ATggccgccgcgccctcgtcttGCTGCGCCGCGACCGCGTCCACCAGCGCTCCGCTTCGCCCCGCGCGCGTCCAGTGCAGCGCGCCTTGGGTACCCGGTGCCACCCGGAGCATCTTCAGGCGCAGGCAGCTTCAGCGGCGGCAGAGAGAGCTGTCCGTCCGCGCcacggccgccgcgccgccgccgccgcccgttgACTACGCGGCGGACGCCGccaccggcgccggcgctgACTACGTGGCCTCGCTCAAGATCAAGCTCCTG AGCGCGGTGTCCGGGCTGAACCGCGGCCTGGCGGCGAGCCAGGAGGACCTGGACcgcgcggacgcggcggcgcgggAGCTGGAGGCGGCGGGCACGGCGGCGGGCGGGCCCGTCGACCTCAACGGCGGGGACCTCGACAAGCTGCAGGGCCGGTGGCGTCTCCTCTACAGCAGCGCGTTCTCGTCGCGGACGCTGGGCGGCAGCCGGCCCGGCCCGCCCACGGGGCGGCTCCTCCCCGTCACGCTGGGCCAGGTGTTCCAGCGGATCGACGTGGTCAGCCGCGACTTGGACAACATCGTGGAGCTGGAGCTCGGCGCGCCGTGGCCGCTGCCGCCGCTCGAGGCCACGGCGACGCTCGCGCACAAGTTCGAGGTCGTCGGGACGTCGGGCGTGAAGATCACGTTCGAGAAGACGACGGTCAAGACCAAGGGCAGCCTGGCGCAGCTGCCGCCGCTGGAGGTGCCACGCGTCCCGGACAACCTccggccgccgtcgtcgtcgtccaacGCCGGGAGCGGCGAGGGCGAGTTCGAGGTGACGTACCTCGACGACGACACGCGCATCACCCGCGGGGACAGGGGCGAGCTCAGGGTGTTCGTCATCGCGTGA